DNA from Kwoniella dejecticola CBS 10117 chromosome 1, complete sequence:
AGTTGTGCAGACTGGTGTATGGGCAACATTTTCATCAGCTATACGGTAGGCTACATTCTGTCACCTGACAACTGACCTGCCCATCAAAATCGAATCTGTTATTCCCCATGATACAGCCGGCACGCTCGCACCTTTGTACAACGCTCGTGGTCCCTGGACAAGCTATTAGATGATATCGACCTTGATTGAAAGCAaagacagctcacctctttacTGATCGTCTTTGTGAAGCAATCCCATGCTCCGTTGAAAGTCCCCGTCGGCGTGCATTGTACTGCTCGGACGAGCCCAGGTGTCAGTCTCGGTACACTGGAATGCATGTATGTCTTCGAGCTCACATCGAGTCTTTGATAATGATGGTCAGCTGGCGACAAATGGTAGCACACATCATGGTCACTCACTTTTATAGTGTCGAAAGGGTGTCCTAAATCACGAGGCTGTTAGCTCGGGCATCCGGTCGAAGCGAACCGCGAGATTTCGTAGCTTACCTACAACTAGCTGTATATGTAGGAGCACGATGTTGGGTTAGCTGTGCTTCACTTGAGCGCTGATAGATCTCACCTTGGTCCATCTATTAGggcaagatgtcagctgacgCTCGAGCGCAGCGCTAGAAGAACCCAGCTCACCCAGAACATATCCCTGCTGCAAATCCTATAAAAGGCGAATGCCCATTCGCTTGTCCTACTTTTTCGGTATCCTGTATATCGTCCACAATGTCAGGATCTGACACCTCTTCAGGCCTTTTACCCTTATCCAGCGCCATCTCGGTCAGACGCAAGACGATATATACAAGTGTTAATTacgaaagggaagaaggtgattggATCGAGATATCACTGACCTGTGGAAAAAGTCGTGGTCGTTCTCTGAGCACTGAGTAGATCGGAATGGGTGTCCGAGGTGGAGGTCGACCTCACTGTAAGTAAACAAGAACGGAATCAAAATAAGCTATGATTCTAGCCACGCGAGCAACTACGTGCCTgagttgatctgatcttttcGCTCGATTCCGGAATTATGACCACTGTCTTTATTGTCCACTTCTCTGCGTCCTCTCCAATCGTTCTTTGGCCCGCACCACACCTAGAGAACAGCTTCACAGTCACTGCTGACCTCCTATCTCCGCCGCTTTGGCGGACTTCTTCGCTCACCAACATGATCTTTTCAATAAGCCGGAAAGCATCACCATGCGTTCGCCCTTTGTCAGCTCGATTTCGGCCTTGCCGACAGTATAGCTCGACCCGGACCAACCATACTACGACCCTGAATTTGCACGATGCTTTGGTAGATCAAGATCCCTATAGACGAATACGGTTCGATCATCCGTTGTTTATGCTCGACAGGACCACAGCTGCTAGTAGATTCAGCTTGGCTCAGCTATATTGGGTGAATATCGATTTTATGACCTCCAAAATTACATGTAAATGAGTACAGCTCATCAAAGTTCACCCCTTGTCACAGCGCGATACGACATTGCTGGAACCCTTCCTACTACCTTTCTGGCAGATTCATCTGCTGTGCGATCAGAAGATGGCTCTCCAGTGGGAGCCGCCGAACGGGATAGTCGAGATCGGCCCGCAGCAGAGGTATTTCAGCGATATGGGCTTAGCTATCTCAGCTGTACCCAAAGATCATTGGGCAAGGTAAGTCCAGCTACATCCTCTTTTCCCTCCCTTGTATAGCGATCATGGAATCTAGATAGCGATGCTGATAACCATATGACCGGTAGCGGCATGTTCTATCCTTGGAACATCAGGGCGAATTGCGAAACCATCGAATATATACATGAGCAGACTCGAGAGACTTCAATCGATTGCCTGCCCAGCGAAACACCCAACATATATTCTGATCCACCTGCACATATCCTTGATCCGTTTATGCCGCCCAATTGGAACCCTCATTCAGCTCCCAAATTCGCTTTTGGTCCTCCTGAActgaaggggaaggaagaaaaaaTAATTCTCCTACAAGCAGACGAAATGGGAGACATATACGAGGCTTTTGTTCCATATGGAGTAGTGAGTCTGATCTCTACATTGGATCTTTAGCCCAAGTGCAGCAAAATCTGTTATTCACGACGCTGAGACCACTCGCCGCGTAGAGAGTCTATGCTATACCAGTCTACCGTGAGTCCCTGTCAATTCGCCTTTGCGCTCCCAACGGTCCCGGCATGAACCTTATCTCGTTTGCGACTTGCTAGGTCTGTTCTACAAGGCAACTCTGAAAAGCGGAAATGCTGTGATGGACGCTATGATGCCAATACTGGATGCGAATACCTTTCGGCTTGATTGGCCGCAGGGTGGAATACGGCAAGTGCCCGCTGCCCTGGTACGTGAACCTGCTCTTGGCCGCTCcggtcatgctgatcatctcTGACTTTGGCGTCTTCTCAGCATAACAAGATCGGTCATCGTCAAAGACGGATGACCGGATCAGGACATATGCACCCATCCGAAATAATCAATGCTGCGTTCTACCCCGAAGATAAACTTCAACAACTTGTGGATTCGTTATTTGACGCTATGTGGGCAAGAGGATCGATCAATCCCTCCATGTGGGAGAATGAGAGGATACTACCTGAGCTTGGTCCTCagaaagatgggaatgtAATCACTTTATCGTGAGTTCAGCCGTTTACTTTTTTTTGAATGACAAGCGTTGCAGAATCACTGATGGATATGTAACGCGATGTGATTATAGTGAATACAACGAGAAGTGTATAAAGGGTCTAGACCCAGGACCCGAACCTTTATTCCCGATCAAAAGGGTCGAAGTCGCTGCAAAGACGACTTTATTCACCCCTCGAAATCCCAGATCAACGAATAAAAGTGCCTCCTCCAAACCACCTCCAGATGGCAACGCCAGTAGCGCTGCTGAAGATAAAGCTTCCTCGGCCTCTTCGTCCAGGCCATTGAGTCAATCAACTTTACTACGCAGGAGGACTCATTACCGGGATCAAGCTGGTATCCGTCTGGGTAATGTCAGGAAATCGATAAGGTTGTCACCTGAGGAAGAATATGTGACCAATTTACCGGTCTTCTTACCTGATCCCAAGGGGTACTATGCGACATTGGGGATATCTCAACCGGCCAAGGACTTCCTCAAATCGGAAAAGAGGGATtacatcgatgatctgataAGCGATAGGAGGAATAAGAAGAGTTTCGAATGTCATCCGGATCATGGTGGATCGCATATCTTACAAAGAGAATTAAATGAAGCTTTTTCTCATCTTGAAACTTGTAAGTCACCGCTTTCCGGTAGTTGGCGAAATATTCCAGCTGACAAGTATCATGTACAGTGGAGAAACGGAGACAGTATCAAGCGGATTCCAAGCTATATGCAAGGTTCAATCGTTAaccgcaatcgcaatcgcacAATAGTATAGAACATAGAGTAGAACAAGACAATCATTATGACCTGCATTCAGGTTATACCCGGCACTTCAAATACCCTCATACGTTGTTAGGCATATGCATCACTCATTGTATCATGATTATATGATCAAACATGGTTCTATGATTATATGATGAAACAGGGTTCTATCACTTTGTTGAGGATTGACCACACCTTCCACTGAGGACTGATCTACTGATCAATTCGTCTCCCAGAGCTGTTCTAAGAACCGGACGAAACCCGTAgccacctcttcttccgtccAATTACCCGACGCAGCTATCCCACCGCTCTGTTGTCCCTTTTGCATCACACCTTCGTACTgcctcttcagcctctgcATCTCCGATAAAGTCAACTTCCGTCCAGGCGGTAAATGCAGTATCAGCGGCCCGCTTGACTTCGATGGCGAAGGGGCGGGCGGAGAAGGTATAGGGAAAGTGGTCGTATCTGGTAATGAGGATATATGGGCGAGGAGGGAAGTGACGATGAGTTGAGTAGTCTTGGTCAATGTTTGTAGTGTATTGGGAGGGGGTTTATTACGCTGAACGCCATTGAAAGGAGGAATTCAGCCATTAGCATGTACTTTCCCCGATTTTCGAAGAAGGTAATCTCGCCCTGTGTCGTTGATATGCAAATCAAGTGGAATCGGATTAAATTTGATTGAAAATGGCTCACCTGTAAGACAGCTGCTGGGGGAGGTTTCTTGTCGCCTTTCAAGATTGCATTCCATATATCCTCGAAAGGCGGTTGCTCGTCCCATGGTATAGTGAACAAGGGGGAATCCCATCGGACCATAGATGAGGGTTCTTCGAATCGCATAATCAGGTTATCGAAGCTGTCGTAGACAAAAATTAGAAACGGAAACCATCCACTTAAATCAGCGAGCCTTATCCTAGCAGCTCGTTGAATTGAATTGGATGTATAGACAGACGACTCACGTAGCTGGTTTATAGGAACATTCTCCTCTTTTTTCATGCCATTCTCGACATTTATCAGGAGGAGCGACGACGTGTATCTAACCCAATCAACGAGAAGATATCAGCTCATGGTGCATTGCAAGTCGACATGACAAGTAAATTTGAAGTGATGACTAGGCACCATCCCATCGCGAGTGTTCGAGGTCAGGCAGTATGAACTCACTGTAGCTACTCTGACTCTGGCTTCTCTGGCAGCGCAATACATCTGATACCTATACCCCTTTATGTAATTGGCAGAATCCACTATCGTTATTGTATCTGGTCCAAGCGATCGACTGACATTGGAGAACAGACTTGCTCGAGCCGGCTTCTCTAGTGCACTGGCTAAGTTGTTTCCAGCATCAACATTTAGCTGATCCATAACTTCCGGATTGAGGATGCGGTTGGGCATAGAAATGATGATACGCACTGTCATAGCTCGACCTCGGTACATGCGAGATATCATCGTCTATCAATTCCACAGTAAGATTAGGTCCGTCGTATTCAGCAGATTGTATTCGGTCTTCGAAGTATTCTTTCAGTTGTTTAGCTCGGGTAGTCTTGCCTGAACATGGGAAGCCAGAGATCGTCACCAAGGCCATTTCGCTCGAAGTCCAGTCCACAAACTAAGCTTTAAGTACGTGTACCTCGGAGCTGCCTGATCTGAATGATTCGACCGGAGCAGCGAGAATAATTGTTAAAAGCAGAGTGTTGCTGGAGACAGGAGGTTCGGAGTTTGATTTTTGGTCGGTTATCCGTAACTCGACCTAAAGTTCAGTTAATCGCCGCTGAGGTCATTTCTCACAGGATCTCATTTGGTCATTCGCATTCATTTTAAATATTCCACCTCACCTTACATTCACCTACCAGCAGCGCACTTCTCTCTGAACCCTCCCATCCGCAAAGCTACTCATATCTCAGAGTGATAGCAAGTCTCGATAGTGCCTATGGTGCATGGGCGACATGCCTCCCAAAGATGCTCGAGACCAACCGCCCCTGAAACAAGCCTTGGATCCGATTTCCTCACCCtacatctcatctctcaaTGGTACATTGTCCATCGCTAAAGAAGTCCTCATGGGCTCGTTCCAATCTGAGCACCGTCGTTCTGAGAGTACACGAATCCTATCTGATCGTAAGTCGGCTGTCCTTGGCTACATCTCTGAATGTCACCTGCAGTACTGACTATCCAAATCTAGTCGCTCCTTCACTTATGCAGCCCAAATTCTTGAGTGCCGCCAATACGTATGGATCGCCCAAGTCCCTCGGTAAACCACCTTCGAGAccctcttctctcctcaGACTGCCGACAGCTCTACCGGCGGGTCTGACAAATGTTGCTACTCGCCCTACATCATCTTCGTTGGCAATCATCGAAGCTGTCGACAGACTTCAAGCGATGTCATTAGCTGAGACCAATAGCCAGGGGCAAGAAGGCGAACAACCGAGTCTGATCAGGGGTTTCAAAGCTACGATACCTTCCTCAGAGTTGGCGAAAcagcgaagaagggtgaTAAGAGGGGATATCGTAGATGCGGATCTTGGGAATTCTAAACTTGGCTTGAAGAAATTAGGTGATAGAGCTAGAGGGCTGTTGACGAATCATGAAGAGGTAAACGTTGAAGATcacgaagatgaaggaaaCTCATCGATAAATAGGAAGAGTAAAAGAAGGAAACGGCAGAGGGATCACAACAGGCGTATAAGCGAGAGTAGGCGGCATCTCGAAGGGAAGCTGCACTTGGAAGATTTGGTGCAGCAGGCAGACGAGATTCAGCAGGATAAAGAGAACTTACACGTTAGGCAGGTAAGTCATGATCAattgttcttcatcaagctgGTCCGATCTTACTTGATATGTGGACTGACTGTTCTGATTCCGTTTCAGTCCCTTATCCACGCCGAGATATTGGAGGTGTCAGCCAAGATCGATGTACTGGAAGATATACGCCGGCGGCTCGAGACTTCGCTCCTTCACttacaagaagaagacttaGAATTGGATGACGAGCTGGAAGGCGTGCAGGAAATGATGGCTTCCCCAGCTATCAAGTCCGCGGCAGGCACCAGGGCGTTACccgcttctgcctctgcagcgataacgaagaagagttcgaggaggaggaaagggcCTGCTTTCTTGCCTTCGGAACACGACGAATTGCCTGCTGGTGTTGCTTTCATGGTGAGTCACAAGTTCCATCACATCCCATGACGTAAACCGTAAGGGCTAAGCATGTTTCGTAGACATTGAACGGTCATACAGCCCCCATCACAGCGCTGGACTTCAATGAGCCGTACGGCATGTTGGTGACTGCAGGTCAGGACGATATAGTCAAAGTGTGGGACCTTTGTGATGGAGAGGAGATAGGTCAACTCAGAGGACATACCGGAACTGTCAAGGCATTACAGGTTGAAGATACCCTTTGCTTGACTGGTGGATCTGACGGTGCGATCAGGTTGTGGGATCTGAGGATGGTAGAAGATTACGAGGAGAGGCTACAGTCTCAGCTTGAAGAACTTGCCAGGCAGGATCCTCTAGAACGGATCGCGCACCAAAAGCATCTGGACGAGAACATGGAGGGTGATGCGGGCTTAGGTCTGGgattggcggaggagaaggatgaattcGATTGGGATGAGGAACCAAGTGGGATTACTCAAGCCAGTCAGATTGACATTAGTAGTCCGTGCGTAAGGACTTTGGAGGGGCATAGTAAGAGTGTCACTGCTCTGTACTATGAAGATGGCTGTCTGGTGAGTAAATCAATCGTTGATGCACAGATTGGCCAGTGTTAGCTGACATAGGATAATCTTGACAGGTCACCGGGTCATCAGATAAGACGATACGTCAGTGGGATGTAGCCACAGGACAATGTGTTCTGACGATGGACATCTTATGGGCAATCTCCAATCCACCACCCATCCCAGCCGCTGCACCAGCCGCGCCACCACGGCTGAagcatcgatcatcaacctcattcGGCTCGATACATTACGACGATATTTTACCTTCGCCCGGAGCATCCTTGGTTGGAATGTCAGGAGCGAGTCTACTCAGTGCAGTAGCGGGGAACCAGTTCGCGGTACCTACTCCGCCGTACGCGGATGGATCTTGGGAAATGTATCAAGATTTCGTCGGCGGTGTGCAATTTTGGGGTTATGCGCTGGCtagtggaagtggagatggTGGAGTCAGGATGTGGGATAGTGAGTCTCGATCTCTGCGCGGTTCAAGTGCAGTTGCTCGCTTCAGTGAAGAGAAAACAGATAAGAAAAACACTGAGCTTGATGCGCTATCCAGTGCGGACGGgtcaagctcatcgaacGTTGACTGGGCATTCTGCGCCGGTGACCTGTTTACAATTCGATGAAATGAACATCGTGACGGGCAGTCTAGACAAGACGATCCgggtgagcttgatcatttCTCCTTTGCATGGGGCTACCCCTACTGACAGCTGCTTTCTGCGTTCTCAACAGATATGGGACTTAAGAATGGGACAATCATCCGAAATCCATAAATTCGAATACCCCGTAACAGCGCTTCAGTTCGATAGTCGGAAAGTAGTAGCTTGTACGGGTGAGAACGCTGTGGAAGTGTATAATCGGACGACGCATCAGCATTCGCGTTTGGTGACCAACGGACATATTAAGCCtgcggagaagatgaggttCATAGATAAGTACCTAGTCAGCGGAGGGCGGGATGGGGCCGCGAAGGTGTGGGCCATGTAAGCTGTAAGGATGCATGCTTGACATGATTCAGAATACTGTGGCTGAAAGAATTGTGAAGGCTGCCCGTACAGCTGGCCACGTCGTGTCAGGTACTGATAGATCCCTCAATTTCTCGCTAAATTGATCAGCCAGAAAGGCTTTCGCTGAGATACCTCACACTGTCACTGACGTAGAGGAGTTACAGTACACCTTCAGGCGCCGCTAGGTCGACTATTCGTCAAGTCGCCCCTCACTCTTGGGGGTAGTCCCATTCAGCATTGTCGTATTTACCACCGGTCTTTCTAACATCGTGGCAAATTTCGTCTTGGTACCATCATAGAACCAATCATAATCCGTCAAGCTGCCCACCCACATGTCCTGGGACTTACTCTTCTGTTCTTTCTTACCAGCTCCCATAGTatgatctttgatcttcttgtgGGACGGTACGATCCCGTTGAAATTCCTGAAgacaccttctttcttgaatCCGAATCTCTCGGCCGCTCGAATGGACGGAGCGTTATACGTCACGGCGTCATACTGGATTCTGATCAAGTGGACCTCCTCGAACAGGTACGAGAGGATGAGTGCCATCGCATGTGTGTTTATGTGGGTTCGCTGGTATTTCGGTAAGATGTTGATCAACCCAAATACTGCGGTCTGCAACACTTTCAAGATCAGTCTCAGAACACCAAGTAGATTACTTTAAGTCGCCACGAGCAACGTAAAATACAGTACTTCGTacagctcgactcaccatataCTCCTGATTGACCTCTATCAACCCGTAAACACCTGCGAACCCATCATCCCCACGAGCCTCAAGCTGTAGATCTATAACAGCTAATAAGAGGCAAGTAGGATCGGCTCGATAACTCTCAATATCTTCCAAAGCCGTCTTACGGGTGTAGGGACCCAGATCACCGAAATGGATCCATGATTCGGGTGGTAATCGCAGAAATCCAGATAAGTGTACAGACGGCTAAGTGGCGTGACATGGCTTGTTAGCTGGACACTATATAGTGCAAGTTGGGCCGGGCGATGTGAGAAACGCAAAACAAAGTACGATGCTCACTACAAGTGGTTCTAATCTGACGTGATCAGTGTGCAAGACATGGAATGGGAAGACGAAATTTATGTCGTATAGCTCTCTGGGTGTAGCTGCGTGATACGTCGAAGGAGTACCCGTTGGTCGATATAGGTTCAATACAGTCTGGTCGGCGCTACCATTCATATCCATACGATTACGATTGTTCTCGCCTTCGCCGTTGAGCAGAACATCGCCATCGTGGTCGACTTGGCCGTTGGCCTGGAAGGATTCGGAATGATTCTGATCGAGCTGGGTGCTCTGTGTCTCTGATGTCATCATGATTAGTAGACCGGCTAATTGTTTCAGACAATCTGAAGCGTTGGGCAGATCTTCAGCTTACAAGGGCAAACAGATATCACTTATTTAACTTGTCTCCCTGAGGTGCGCGACATGTAACGCTATGCAGTCGAATGCATGTCATCGAGTACACTGCAGGAAGCCTTCTgattctcgatctcgatcaaaggAGGGATCTCCGCGGACTTCCAAagcaagctggagaaagcaTGTTGACCTGCACTTCTTACTTCCTACTTCCCATGTTCCCCTCAAGGATCAGAAGCCTTCGGGAAGGAAGCACGACAAACATGAGTATAAAGTGCATTTCCGCCTTTGCTTGTGCCTTTGGGCTACAACACAGTAATTTACACACACCGAACTTGTCGGATCAAAGTGGTTTTTCGATAAACCTCTTATTCatggaaaggaaggaagccGTCGAGACATAGAAGTACAGGAcgcttttcttctcttgacATATTTGACAGTCTACAAAAGATTAGAGGTCTACATTTAAGCCCTAAATTCTTTGCCAATCTTACTTTCCCATCCTACGGCACCTTCGAACCCGTTTCTCCCCATCCGAAAATCCTGGATCGCTTCCATCGCTTGACGGTTGGTATTCACCACGAATGGGCCGTACTAGATATGCAGCCGATAATCAGCGTTGAATTCTTGCTGTTGTCTTACTACAGTAGCCGAAGTACATCGCcacatcaactcacctgaacaaCGGGTTGGTCCAGTGGTTGTCCCGCTACCAATATGAACCTTGTTTCCGCGTCCTCTTGACTGCTCTCATCGGTCTCTGTCTTTGGTCTGATAAGTCGGACCCCCTCTTGGCCTTGCTCAGAAGACAAGACCAAGGTATTGTGTTTCTCATAAATCGAGGTATCATCACCGATCTGCAGTCTGCCGCTGATGACTGTCGAAAAGAAGGATAATATGGGATCAGCCAAATGCTGGACTACATTACTCTGCGAATCTCGGGGGAGCAACACAAaggactcgactcaccatagATAAA
Protein-coding regions in this window:
- a CDS encoding mitochondrial division protein 1, giving the protein MPPKDARDQPPLKQALDPISSPYISSLNGTLSIAKEVLMGSFQSEHRRSESTRILSDLAPSLMQPKFLSAANTYGSPKSLGKPPSRPSSLLRLPTALPAGLTNVATRPTSSSLAIIEAVDRLQAMSLAETNSQGQEGEQPSLIRGFKATIPSSELAKQRRRVIRGDIVDADLGNSKLGLKKLGDRARGLLTNHEEVNVEDHEDEGNSSINRKSKRRKRQRDHNRRISESRRHLEGKLHLEDLVQQADEIQQDKENLHVRQSLIHAEILEVSAKIDVLEDIRRRLETSLLHLQEEDLELDDELEGVQEMMASPAIKSAAGTRALPASASAAITKKSSRRRKGPAFLPSEHDELPAGVAFMTLNGHTAPITALDFNEPYGMLVTAGQDDIVKVWDLCDGEEIGQLRGHTGTVKALQVEDTLCLTGGSDGAIRLWDLRMVEDYEERLQSQLEELARQDPLERIAHQKHLDENMEGDAGLGLGLAEEKDEFDWDEEPSGITQASQIDISSPCVRTLEGHSKSVTALYYEDGCLVTGSSDKTIRQWDVATGQCVLTMDILWAISNPPPIPAAAPAAPPRLKHRSSTSFGSIHYDDILPSPGASLVGMSGASLLSAVAGNQFAVPTPPYADGSWEMYQDFVGGVQFWGYALASGSGDGGVRMWDMRTGQAHRTLTGHSAPVTCLQFDEMNIVTGSLDKTIRIWDLRMGQSSEIHKFEYPVTALQFDSRKVVACTGENAVEVYNRTTHQHSRLVTNGHIKPAEKMRFIDKYLVSGGRDGAAKVWAM